The nucleotide sequence CATCCTCATCACCGCCATCCTGTCGCACCCTGACGGCCCGCTCGCATTCTGGCTTTCGTTGTTCCCGCCCACGGCCAGCACCACGATGATGATGCGGCTCGGGGCCTCGAACTCCGTGGTGCCACCGTGGCAGGTGGGGCTTTCCCTGCTGCTCCTCGCCGCATCGGGGCTGCTGGCGCTGCGGATCTCCGCCCGTATCTTCCGGGTCGGCCTCCTGATGTACGGCAAGACGCCGAGCCTGCCCGAGATCATGCGCTGGGCGCGCCGGGCGGCCTGAGCGAGGCATGAGGGCGGTCGCAGCACGCCTGTGGCAAATTGCCGCGTCGTTGGGCAAAACCCTGCCACACACCGGCATGGAAGTTTTTACTTGGTGCCCGGCACCTTTCCTTGTGACAATGATTTAGCGCTGGCGATCGCTCTCAGGAGCCTCGGAACGGTCCTTGCGGACCCTAAGTCGAGGCGCCAAAAGATCGCGTTCAACCCGGCGCCAGTCAGATCGAGAGCCCCTCGGCGTTTCCGCAAGAAAACGGGTCCTGAGAGACCCCGGCCGCCGGAGGGTCGGAGGCGCCGTCCGTGGCACGAAGGCCTCAGCGGACGCCTCCCTCTCGGGACGACGGACCAGAGCTCGTCCGTCGGTAACGGAACGCCCGGTCGGTGACCGGGCGATTTCGTTTTTGCCTACCAAAGTCCGGCAGCGATCACTGCGTCGTCGGTGGGTCCGGAGATGGCTTGAGGTTCTGAGCGTCCCAGGCCGGCGGCGGCGGGAAGGTGAGGCGCGCTCCCGTCGCCTTCGCCGACGGCGGAAGGACGTCCGGGACCTTGTGCTTCACCGGCGGGATCGACTTGAGATAGGCCGCGACCGCATGCAGGTCCTCATTGGTCATCTGCGAGTACATCGGCCAGGGCATCGGCGGAAGGATGGGTGATCCGTCCTTCTTCTTGCCAGTCCTCAGCGCCTGGACGATGTCCTCCTCGCTCCAGGTCCCGAGGCCGGTCTCTTCGTCCGGAGTCAGGTTGCGCGGATACGAGACCCCCCAGGGCCCCTCCCATCCGACCTCCGTCCCGGAGAGCGTCCGCGTCGTGTCCATCTGGCCGTAGAAGGTTCCGGGAGTATGGCAATCGTTGCAGCCGGCGATGATGGTCAGGTACCGGCCACGGGCGACCGGATCCGACGCGGCCGCCTGCGGCTGCTCGGCAGGCTGCTGCTGCTGGCTGCAGGAGATCGCGAACAAGACGAGAAAGCCAGACACGCACACCGCAAGGATTGCAGCGCTTCGAGTCCACCTCATGGGATGCACGGCCTCCTTCCTGGGTATCGGCGGCACCACTCGAGCCGCCCGCGGGGGGAGGCGGGAGAATCATCGCAACGTCTTTCGCTGTCAACGCCGAGCGCGCTTGCGACCGGAGGGCCCAAGCCGCAGAATCGGCCGCCCATGCGCACGCTCCGTCTGGCCTTGGCCCAGATCAATCCCACGGTCGGTGACATCGAGGGCAACGTCCGGCGCGTGACCGAATCCATCGAGCAGGCGCGCGCGGTGGGCGCCGATCTCCTCGCCTTTCCCGAGATGGTGATCCCGGGCTACATGCCCGAGGACCTGCTGCTCAAACCGTCCTTCATCGAGCGCTCGATCGAGAGCACGCGCGCGCTGGCGCCGCTCACCCGAGGCATGACGGTGGTGGTGGGCACGGTGGAGCGCGACATCGACCTCTTCAACGCCGCGGTCGTCCTTCACGACGGCGAATGGATCGGCAGCTATCGCAAGCGCTACCTGCCGAACTACGGCGTCTTCGACGAGAACCGCTACTTCATGGCGGCCCGTCAGACGCCGGTGTTCGTGCGGGACGGCACCGTGATCGGGGTCAGCATCTGCGAGGACATCTGGTATCCCGGCGGTCCGGTGGAGGAGCAGGTGATTCGCGGCGGCGCCGAGATCATCCTCAATCTCTCCGCCTCGCCTTATCACGCCGGCAAGGCTCAAGCCCGGCGGCGCATGCTGTGCACTCGCGCCGCGGACAACATCGCGGTCGTCTGCTACATCAATCTGGTCGGAGGGCAGGACGAGATCGTGTTCGACGGCGCCAGCCTGGTCGTCGACGAGCAGGGACAGGTGCTGGCCGAAGCGGAGATGTTCGAGGAGGACTTCCTGGTCGCCGACGTCGACCTCGAAGGCGTATTCAACGCGCGCCTCCACGACCCCCGCCTTCGCAAGGAGCGGGCGCTGGATCAGGGCGATCCAACGCCCCGGCTGCAGCTTCCGACTCGCGACGCCAACGCCTCCGTGGGAGGAGGCGCCGCGATCACGGTCGCCACCGCGGTCGCCGTCAAGCCGGCGCTCGAGCGCCGCCCCGCGCCGCACGTCCGTGATCTCGTCGCCGAGATCTACGACGCGCTGGTTCTCGGCACCCGTGACTACGTGCACAAGAACCGCTTCGAAGCGGTGGTGCTGGGACTCTCCGGCGGCGTCGACTCCGCGCTGTGCGCGGGCGTCGCGTGCGACGCGGTGGGGAGCAAGCACGTGATCGGGGTCTCCATGCCTTCCCCCTTCACCTCGGGCGCCTCCAAGGAGGACGCCGAGTCGCTGGCCCGGGCGCTCGGCATGCGCTTCTACGTGCTTCCGGTGGCCGATGTCCTGCAGGCCTACCAGCGCGTGCTCGAGGCGCCGTTCAGCGGCCGCGAGCCCGACGTCACCGAGGAGAACCTGCAGGCCCGGATTCGCGGCAACTATCTGATGGCGCTCTCGAACAAGTTCGGCTGGCTGGTCCTCACCACCGGCAACAAGAGCGAACTGTCGGTCGGCTACAGCACGCTCTACGGCGACATGGCGGGGGGCTTCAGCCTGCTCAAGGACGTCTACAAGACGATGGTCTACCAGCTCGCGCTCCATCGGAACCGTCGAGCGGGCCAACCACCCATTCCCGAGCGAACCATCACTCGGCCGCCGAGCGCCGAGCTCAAGCCCGACCAGACCGACCAGGACACGCTGCCTGCCTATGACATCCTGGATCCCATCCTGCGCCTCTACGTCGAGGAGGATCGGTCGGCGCGCGAGATCGCCGAGCTGGGCTACGAGGAAACGCTGGTGCGCAAGGTGGTCTCGATGGTCGACCGCTCGGAGTACAAGCGCCGCCAGAGCCCGCCGGGAATCAAGATCACGCCCCGCGCCCTGGGCAAGGATCGCCGACTGCCCATCACCAACCGCTGGCGCCACTGAGAAACGCAGAGGCCGGACCGTGGAGGCCCGGCCTCTGTAAGCGCTCGGTTACTGGCCGGCGTCCAGCACCAGCACCAGCGCGCCTTCGTCCACGCGGATGTTGAAGGTTCCCGCGCTGCCCGTGGTGTAGAGGGTGAACTGGCCGTCGCCCTTCACTTCGGAGAGCAGCAGGTCCTTGCCCGCCTGGTTGAAGAGGCCGGCCGATTCGTCCCAGCCGATGGTGCGCGAGGATCCAGTGGCTCCGATCGTGCCCGGTCCCCACAGCAGCGTGGCTCCCGCGGGAACCGCCGGCGCGCCGCCGGCAGGAGTGTCCAGCGTCGGAACGATGTAGACGAGCACTCCTCCCGCGGGTCCGTTCA is from Candidatus Eisenbacteria bacterium and encodes:
- a CDS encoding c-type cytochrome, whose amino-acid sequence is MRWTRSAAILAVCVSGFLVLFAISCSQQQQPAEQPQAAASDPVARGRYLTIIAGCNDCHTPGTFYGQMDTTRTLSGTEVGWEGPWGVSYPRNLTPDEETGLGTWSEEDIVQALRTGKKKDGSPILPPMPWPMYSQMTNEDLHAVAAYLKSIPPVKHKVPDVLPPSAKATGARLTFPPPPAWDAQNLKPSPDPPTTQ
- a CDS encoding NAD+ synthase; the protein is MRTLRLALAQINPTVGDIEGNVRRVTESIEQARAVGADLLAFPEMVIPGYMPEDLLLKPSFIERSIESTRALAPLTRGMTVVVGTVERDIDLFNAAVVLHDGEWIGSYRKRYLPNYGVFDENRYFMAARQTPVFVRDGTVIGVSICEDIWYPGGPVEEQVIRGGAEIILNLSASPYHAGKAQARRRMLCTRAADNIAVVCYINLVGGQDEIVFDGASLVVDEQGQVLAEAEMFEEDFLVADVDLEGVFNARLHDPRLRKERALDQGDPTPRLQLPTRDANASVGGGAAITVATAVAVKPALERRPAPHVRDLVAEIYDALVLGTRDYVHKNRFEAVVLGLSGGVDSALCAGVACDAVGSKHVIGVSMPSPFTSGASKEDAESLARALGMRFYVLPVADVLQAYQRVLEAPFSGREPDVTEENLQARIRGNYLMALSNKFGWLVLTTGNKSELSVGYSTLYGDMAGGFSLLKDVYKTMVYQLALHRNRRAGQPPIPERTITRPPSAELKPDQTDQDTLPAYDILDPILRLYVEEDRSAREIAELGYEETLVRKVVSMVDRSEYKRRQSPPGIKITPRALGKDRRLPITNRWRH